One genomic region from Xiphophorus couchianus chromosome 21, X_couchianus-1.0, whole genome shotgun sequence encodes:
- the pabpn1 gene encoding polyadenylate-binding protein 2 isoform X2: protein MAEFGNGLADESLLDSDPGHPELEDPGVGDEEPGLEEGEAAIEDPELEAIKARVREMEEEAEKLKELQNEVEKQMNLSPPPVGPVIMSIEEKMEADGRSIYVGNVDYGATAEELEAHFHGCGSVNRVTILCDKYTGHPKGFAYIEFADKESVRTAMALDESLFRGRQIKVGAKRTNRPGISTTDRGFPRGRFRSRGGGGSFSSRARYYSGYTPPRGRGRAFRGRGRTTSWYSPY, encoded by the exons ATGGCGGAGTTCGGCAACGGACTAGCAGACGAATCTCTATTAGATTCAGATCCCGGACATCCCGAACTGGAAGACCCAGGTGTCGGTGACGAAGAACCGGGGTTAGAAGAGGGAGAGGCCGCAATTGAAGACCCG GAACTGGAGGCTATTAAAGCCCGGGTCCgagagatggaggaagaggCAGAAAAGCTGAAGGAGCTACAGAACGAGGTGGAGAAACAGATGAATCTCAGCCCCCCACCAG TTGGTCCTGTCATCATGTCCATCGAGGAGAAGATGGAAGCAGATGGCAGATCTATTTATGTTGGCAAT GTGGATTACGGTGCTACTGCAGAGGAGCTTGAGGCTCACTTTCATGGCTGTGGTTCAGTAAACAGAGTCACCATTCTATGTGACAAATACACAGGGCATCCAAAGGG GTTTGCTTATATTGAGTTTGCAGACAAAGAGTCTGTTAGGACAGCTATGGCTCTGGATGAATCCCTTTTCAGAGGAAGACAGATAAAG GTGGGAGCCAAGAGAACAAACAGACCAGGCATCAGCACCACAGATCGCGGTTTTCCTCGGGGCCGGTTCCGATCacggggaggaggaggaagcttCTCCTCGCGTGCACGATACTACAGTGGTTACACGCCACCGAGAGGCAGAGGACGGGCCTTCAG GGGCCGAGGGCGAACAACATCGTGGTATTCCCCTTACTAA
- the pabpn1 gene encoding polyadenylate-binding protein 2 isoform X3, translating into MEEEAEKLKELQNEVEKQMNLSPPPVGPVIMSIEEKMEADGRSIYVGNVDYGATAEELEAHFHGCGSVNRVTILCDKYTGHPKGFAYIEFADKESVRTAMALDESLFRGRQIKVGAKRTNRPGISTTDRGFPRGRFRSRGGGGSFSSRARYYSGYTPPRGRGRAFRFQDQWRLTTPPQVAPAPPTVSAASLSLSAPAMHTHPILSVWGGGGGGQGDHRPTAGGIYYNSKR; encoded by the exons atggaggaagaggCAGAAAAGCTGAAGGAGCTACAGAACGAGGTGGAGAAACAGATGAATCTCAGCCCCCCACCAG TTGGTCCTGTCATCATGTCCATCGAGGAGAAGATGGAAGCAGATGGCAGATCTATTTATGTTGGCAAT GTGGATTACGGTGCTACTGCAGAGGAGCTTGAGGCTCACTTTCATGGCTGTGGTTCAGTAAACAGAGTCACCATTCTATGTGACAAATACACAGGGCATCCAAAGGG GTTTGCTTATATTGAGTTTGCAGACAAAGAGTCTGTTAGGACAGCTATGGCTCTGGATGAATCCCTTTTCAGAGGAAGACAGATAAAG GTGGGAGCCAAGAGAACAAACAGACCAGGCATCAGCACCACAGATCGCGGTTTTCCTCGGGGCCGGTTCCGATCacggggaggaggaggaagcttCTCCTCGCGTGCACGATACTACAGTGGTTACACGCCACCGAGAGGCAGAGGACGGGCCTTCAG GTTTCAGGACCAGTGGAGGCTGACAACCCCTCCCCAAGTGGCGCCGGCCCCCCCCACTGTCTCCGCAgcatctctgtctctctccGCTCCCGCTATGCACACTCACCCCATCCTGTCGGTGTGGGGAGGCGGGGGAGGGGGGCAGGGCGACCACAGGCCCACCGCGGGGGGCATTTACTACAACAGCAAACGCTGA
- the pabpn1 gene encoding polyadenylate-binding protein 2 isoform X1 encodes MAEFGNGLADESLLDSDPGHPELEDPGVGDEEPGLEEGEAAIEDPELEAIKARVREMEEEAEKLKELQNEVEKQMNLSPPPVGPVIMSIEEKMEADGRSIYVGNVDYGATAEELEAHFHGCGSVNRVTILCDKYTGHPKGFAYIEFADKESVRTAMALDESLFRGRQIKVGAKRTNRPGISTTDRGFPRGRFRSRGGGGSFSSRARYYSGYTPPRGRGRAFRFQDQWRLTTPPQVAPAPPTVSAASLSLSAPAMHTHPILSVWGGGGGGQGDHRPTAGGIYYNSKR; translated from the exons ATGGCGGAGTTCGGCAACGGACTAGCAGACGAATCTCTATTAGATTCAGATCCCGGACATCCCGAACTGGAAGACCCAGGTGTCGGTGACGAAGAACCGGGGTTAGAAGAGGGAGAGGCCGCAATTGAAGACCCG GAACTGGAGGCTATTAAAGCCCGGGTCCgagagatggaggaagaggCAGAAAAGCTGAAGGAGCTACAGAACGAGGTGGAGAAACAGATGAATCTCAGCCCCCCACCAG TTGGTCCTGTCATCATGTCCATCGAGGAGAAGATGGAAGCAGATGGCAGATCTATTTATGTTGGCAAT GTGGATTACGGTGCTACTGCAGAGGAGCTTGAGGCTCACTTTCATGGCTGTGGTTCAGTAAACAGAGTCACCATTCTATGTGACAAATACACAGGGCATCCAAAGGG GTTTGCTTATATTGAGTTTGCAGACAAAGAGTCTGTTAGGACAGCTATGGCTCTGGATGAATCCCTTTTCAGAGGAAGACAGATAAAG GTGGGAGCCAAGAGAACAAACAGACCAGGCATCAGCACCACAGATCGCGGTTTTCCTCGGGGCCGGTTCCGATCacggggaggaggaggaagcttCTCCTCGCGTGCACGATACTACAGTGGTTACACGCCACCGAGAGGCAGAGGACGGGCCTTCAG GTTTCAGGACCAGTGGAGGCTGACAACCCCTCCCCAAGTGGCGCCGGCCCCCCCCACTGTCTCCGCAgcatctctgtctctctccGCTCCCGCTATGCACACTCACCCCATCCTGTCGGTGTGGGGAGGCGGGGGAGGGGGGCAGGGCGACCACAGGCCCACCGCGGGGGGCATTTACTACAACAGCAAACGCTGA